The following coding sequences are from one Bos mutus isolate GX-2022 chromosome 22, NWIPB_WYAK_1.1, whole genome shotgun sequence window:
- the LOC102288172 gene encoding death domain-containing membrane protein NRADD isoform X1 — MLQNSSHREAMVHVGLPCTEASTGTSVNDCACTDQTCWGDRTRFSATVDRGGAPGARKGRDWESPRMTSQSRRLLPGSKDKTRREQDREGVWAAAGGALAPSTSSPFSPEPPGASGSIIPVYCALLATVVLGLLAYVVFKCWRSRKQRQQLAKARTAELGALSRDQLHGDSSVFRDSPAGLEPCAPSQGPPPELGCRLYLHLPRQQQEEVERLLEVSGEPANSWRGLAGRLGYQAEAVETMARSPGPASALLRDWAVQEGSGATLRALADALAAMGREDVIRALSSPAEGCSVV, encoded by the exons ATGCTGCAGAACTCCAGCCACAGGGAAGCCATGGTCCATGTGG GTCTCCCGTGCACAGAGGCTTCCACAGGGACTAGCGTGAATGACTGTGCGTGCACAGACCAGACTTGCTGGGGCGACAGGACACGGTTTAGTGCCACTGTAGACAGAGGAGGTGCCCCAGGAGCCAGGAAAGGGAGAGACTGGGAGTCACCAAGGATGACTTCCCAGAGCAGGAGATTGCTGCCTGGGAGCAAAG ATAAGACCCGGAGGGAGCAGGACAGGGAAGGGGTGTGGGCAGCGGCAGGGGGAGCCCTGGCCCCCAGCACCTCCTCCCCATTCTCCCCTGAGCCCCCAGGGGCCTCAGGCAGCATCATCCCTGTCTACTGTGCCCTCCTGGCCACCGTGGTCCTTGGTCTGCTTGCCTACGTGGTCTTCAAGTG ctGGCGCTCACGCAAACAAAGGCAGCAGCTGGCCAAAGCTCGGACCGCAGAGCTGGGGGCCCTCAGCAGGGACCAGCTACATGGGGACAGCAGTGTCTTCCGGGACTCTCCAGCTGGCCTGGAGCCCTGTGCCCCCAGCCAAG GGCCGCCACCTGAACTTGGCTGCCGGCTGTACCTCCACCTTCCtcggcagcagcaggaggaagtgGAACGGCTCCTGGAGGTGTCGGGTGAACCGGCCAACAGCTGGCGGGGCCTGGCGGGCCGCCTGGGCTACCAGGCTGAGGCAGTGGAGACCATGGCCCGGAGCCCAGGGCCCGCCTCTGCCCTGCTGAGGGACTGGGCTGTCCAGGAAGGCAGTGGCGCCACCCTCAGAGCGCTAGCAGACGCCCTTGCTGCCATGGGCCGTGAAGACGTGATTCGGGCTCTGAGCTCCCCGGCTGAGGGTTGCTCTGTGGTGTGA
- the LOC102288172 gene encoding death domain-containing membrane protein NRADD isoform X2: protein MLQNSSHREAMVHVDKTRREQDREGVWAAAGGALAPSTSSPFSPEPPGASGSIIPVYCALLATVVLGLLAYVVFKCWRSRKQRQQLAKARTAELGALSRDQLHGDSSVFRDSPAGLEPCAPSQGPPPELGCRLYLHLPRQQQEEVERLLEVSGEPANSWRGLAGRLGYQAEAVETMARSPGPASALLRDWAVQEGSGATLRALADALAAMGREDVIRALSSPAEGCSVV, encoded by the exons ATGCTGCAGAACTCCAGCCACAGGGAAGCCATGGTCCATGTGG ATAAGACCCGGAGGGAGCAGGACAGGGAAGGGGTGTGGGCAGCGGCAGGGGGAGCCCTGGCCCCCAGCACCTCCTCCCCATTCTCCCCTGAGCCCCCAGGGGCCTCAGGCAGCATCATCCCTGTCTACTGTGCCCTCCTGGCCACCGTGGTCCTTGGTCTGCTTGCCTACGTGGTCTTCAAGTG ctGGCGCTCACGCAAACAAAGGCAGCAGCTGGCCAAAGCTCGGACCGCAGAGCTGGGGGCCCTCAGCAGGGACCAGCTACATGGGGACAGCAGTGTCTTCCGGGACTCTCCAGCTGGCCTGGAGCCCTGTGCCCCCAGCCAAG GGCCGCCACCTGAACTTGGCTGCCGGCTGTACCTCCACCTTCCtcggcagcagcaggaggaagtgGAACGGCTCCTGGAGGTGTCGGGTGAACCGGCCAACAGCTGGCGGGGCCTGGCGGGCCGCCTGGGCTACCAGGCTGAGGCAGTGGAGACCATGGCCCGGAGCCCAGGGCCCGCCTCTGCCCTGCTGAGGGACTGGGCTGTCCAGGAAGGCAGTGGCGCCACCCTCAGAGCGCTAGCAGACGCCCTTGCTGCCATGGGCCGTGAAGACGTGATTCGGGCTCTGAGCTCCCCGGCTGAGGGTTGCTCTGTGGTGTGA